In a genomic window of Erigeron canadensis isolate Cc75 chromosome 5, C_canadensis_v1, whole genome shotgun sequence:
- the LOC122601382 gene encoding uncharacterized protein LOC122601382, translating to MSLPATKPYGSQNWGAPVYQNPLELQIVGGNIENSPFVPWIQNYPLPKDLKYPPYLGTYKGKSDPDDFLEAFEGVAEMKVWNVPVACRMFRYALKGDAREWLKSVTKGSISSFEDLKEKFRARFSQQKKHKKIHVAAHGVKQKETEPCRMFLDRFTTETEDIVDLPESQRISALLHGLRSRGLVEFLYRDLPKTYEAVQKRAHVYLDARDTAPKGDISPPHDKEAQPQRKGKWNNERERPRYNPYNKDDKGYLKVNLPELHKSAKEILLTESVAKTFPTPPRLSGKNRKDPEKYCEFHRDQGHDTNACWQLKKAIEEAINEGKLSHLVKSVR from the coding sequence ATGTCCCTCCCCGCCACGAAACCTTATGGATCACAAAACTGGGGGGCTCCGGTCTACCAAAATCCCCTAGAATTGCAAATAGTTGGAGGGAACATTGAGAACTCACCGTTCGTCCCTTGGATACAGAACTACCCCCTCCCGAAGGATCTCAAATACCCACCCTATCTCGGAACCTACAAAGGGAAAAGTGATCCGGACGATTTTTTAGAAGCATTTGAGGGCGTAGCAGAAATGAAGGTCTGGAACGTACCCGTTGCGTGCCGAATGTTCAGGTATGCACTCAAAGGAGATGCTAGAGAATGGCTAAAAAGTGTTACAAAGGGGTCCATAAGCAGTTTTGAAGACCTTAAAGAAAAATTTAGGGCCCGTTTTAGCCAGCAGAAAAAGCATAAGAAGATTCATGTAGCCGCCCATGGGGTGAAACAAAAAGAAACGGAACCCTGTAGGATGTTTCTTGATAGGTTCACCACTGAAACAGAAGACATCGTGGATCTTCCTGAGTCACAAAGGATATCTGCATTACTACATGGTCTCCGGAGCAGAGGACTAGTCGAATTTCTATATAGAGATCTCCCGAAGACATACGAGGCTGTCCAAAAAAGAGCACACGTATACCTAGATGCAAGGGACACCGCACCAAAAGGAGACATTAGCCCACCGCATGATAAGGAGGCCCAACCACAAAGGAAAGGAAAATGGAATAACGAGCGAGAAAGGCCAAGGTACAACCCGTACAACAAAGATGACAAAGGATATTTAAAGGTAAACCTCCCAGAACTCCACAAGAGTGCGAAAGAAATACTACTCACTGAAAGTGTTGCCAAAACCTTCCCAACACCACCCAGACTTAGTGGCAAAAACAGAAAAGATCCAGAAAAATATTGTGAGTTTCACAGGGATCAAGGCCACGACACGAATGCATGCTGGCAACTTAAAAAAGCTATTGAAGAAGCAATCAATGAAGGAAAGCTATCACACCTAGTAAAAAGCGTCAGGTAA
- the LOC122602089 gene encoding probable DNA helicase MCM9 codes for MDIEMYDGGGGSREKTLTDFLTEFYSDQFQSILFSSDHRLHYPIIVDFAEFMEYDPLLADKILRYPTEYLPIFDNAAKLAQEIVYKQVKIVWEQESQKDDFDGSRPSIKEFVHVRIQMCGPTLDDPEFSPSIGRVRVKHRDILLTLKGTVIRSGAIKMIEGERQYECRKCKHRFKVHPELENRNAIQKPTSCPSKDPKYCESTSFELLEGNQVCHDFQEMKIQESTQVLGVGVIPRSIPVILQDDLVDVVKAGDEVIVTGILTAKWSPALKDVRCDLEPVLVANCVRRINEIKLDIEIPDDIVMQFQSFWSEYKDTPLKGRNAILQAICPQIYGLFTVKLAVILTLIGGVQHVDASGTKVRGESHLLLVGDPGTGKSQFLKFAAKLSKRSVITTGLGSTSAGLTVTAVKDGGEWMLEAGALVLGDGGLCCIDEFDSMREHDRATIHEAMEQQTISVAKAGLVTTLSTRTIVFGATNPKGQYDSDQSISVNTTLSGPLISRFDIVLVLLDTKNPDWDKVVSDHILDQAEPEKDNCHEDDGKKWPLSLLRRYIHYVKGYFRPTLTKEAENVISKYYQLQRRSATKNAARTTVRMLESLIRLAQAHARLMFRNEVTRLDAITAILCIESSMTTSTIVDSVGNALHSNFTDNPDQEYAQQETQILAKLNSIDEFPDIITI; via the exons ATGGATATCGAGATGTACGACGGTGGTGGCGGCAGCAGAGAGAAAACCCTAACAGACTTTTTAACAGAATTTTACTCCGATCAATTCCAGTCTATCCTCTTTTCCTCCGATCACCGCCTTCATTATCCTATAATTGTCGA TTTTGCTGAATTTATGGAATATGATCCACTGCTTGCTGATAAAATCCTTCGCTATCCGACCGAATACTTGCCTATTTTCGATAACGCTGCTAAGTTAGCTCAG gAAATTGTGTATAAACAAGTTAAGATAGTTTGGGAGCAGGAAAGTCAAAAGGACGATTTCGATGGCTCACGCCCAAGTATTAAAGAATTTGTTCATGTTCGGATTCAAATGTGTGGTCCTACGCTGGATGATCCTG AATTCTCTCCGAGCATTGGACGTGTTCGTGTGAAACATCGTGACATCCTTCTCACTCTGAAGGGGACGGTAATTAGATCTGGAGCGATTAAGATGATAGAAGGGGAAAGACAATATGAATGTCGGAAATGTAAACACAG GTTTAAAGTTCATCCGGAACTAGAAAACAGGAATGCCATACAGAAGCCAACATCTTGCCCTTCCAAG GATCCAAAATACTGTGAAAGCACCAGTTTTGAGCTTCTAGAGGGCAACCAAGTGTGTCATGATTTCCAGGAGATGAAGATCCAAGAAAGCACTCAGGTTTTAGGTGTTGGAGTTATCCCACGCTCAATTCCTGTTATTTTGCAGGATGATCTTGTTGATGTAGTTAAAGCTGGAG ATGAGGTGATCGTCACAGGGATTTTGACAGCTAAATGGTCTCCAGCTCTGAAGGATGTTCGCTGTGACCTTGAACCTGTATTAGTGGCCAATTGTGTGAG GCGAATAAATGAGATAAAGTTGGATATCGAAATCCCTGATGATATAGTTATGCAGTTTCAAAGTTTTTGGTCAGAATATAAAGATACTCCATTAAAAG GTCGAAATGCCATTCTTCAGGCTATTTGCCCCCAAATTTATGGTCTCTTCACAGTGAAGCTGGCGG TTATCTTGACACTTATTGGAGGCGTACAACATGTTGATGCTTCTGGGACAAAAGTTCGAGGCGAGTCTCACCTTCTTCTGGTAGGAGATCCAG gtACAGGAAAGTCACAATTCTTAAAGTTTGCTGCTAAGCTGAGCAAACGATCTGTTATCACTACTGGGTTGGGAAGTACTAGCGCTGGATTGACAGTCACAGCTGTCAAAGATGGAG GTGAATGGATGCTAGAAGCTGGGGCCCTTGTCTTAGGTGACGGTGGACTTTGTTGCATTGATGAGTTTGATAGTATGAGGGAACATGATAGAGCAACTATACATGAGGCAATGGAGCAGCAAACTATCAGTGTTGCTAAG GCGGGTCTAGTAACCACTCTCAGTACAAGAACTATTGTCTTTGGTGCAACAAATCCCAAAGGCCAATATGATTCTGATCAAT CTATATCTGTCAATACTACGTTATCCGGACCTTTAATAAGCAGATTTGACATAGTCCTGGTTCTCTTGGACACAAAAAATCCAGACTGGGATAAAGTTGTCTCAGATCATATTCTTGATCAG GCAGAACCAGAAAAAGATAATTGTCATGAAGATGATGGTAAGAAGTGGCCCCTTTCCTTGCTCCGAAG GTATATTCACTATGTAAAAGGCTATTTTAGACCAACTCTAACTAAAGAGGCAGAAAATGTTATTTCAAAATATTATCAACTCCAAAGAAGATCTGCAACAAAAAATGCAG CAAGAACCACTGTACGAATGCTTGAGAGTTTAATTCGACTTGCTCAAG CACATGCAAGATTGATGTTTAGAAATGAAGTTACTCGATTGGATGCCATCACAGCGATATTATGCATTGAGTCATCCATGACCACATCAACTATCGTTGATAGTGTTGGGAATGCACTCCACTCAAATTTTACAGATAATCCTGATCAAGAAT